TTTCGAATTCTGGAACGGGGGCGTGCTGGTCGCGTCTGCACCGGAAATCGTGTTTCTGAAGGATACCGATGGAGACGACGTGGCCGATGTGCGGACCGTGATGCTGCAGGGCCTCGATTCCTCGGACACCCATCATGCGGCCAATAATCTGATTTACGGTCCCGATGGCGCCATCTACTGGCAGAGTGGCGTGTTCATGGTACATAACCACGAACATCCCTGGGGGCCTTCGCTGCAGGCCAGTGAGTCAGCCATGTATCGCTTCGATCCACGGCGGTTCACGATTTCGATGCACGCGATCAATTCACCCAACCCGCACGGGATTTCGTTCGATTACTGGGGCTATCATTATGCGACCGATGGGACCGGCGGACGGGCTTACCAGGTCCGCCCGGAAAAAGGCGGGTTCAAAATGCACGAGCTGCTCAAGAAAGAAGTTCGTCCTGTGACCGCCAGCGAAGTCGTCAGCAGTGCGCACTTCCCTGAGTCCATGCAGGGTGACTTCCTGATCTGTAACGTGATCGGGTTCTTGGGCATCAAACATTACGATCTGGCCCGCAACGCCACCGATGGTACCGTGTGGGGTGAACCGGCGGGCGATGATCTGACCGTGATGCGTTTAAACGCGGACGGATCGAAAACGGAAGATAAATCCAAGGGGCTGATGATGAGCGGGGATAAGAATTTCCGTCCCGCTGATGCCATTTTTGCTCCCGATGGTTCGCTGTACTTCTGCGACTGGCACAACGTGATCATTGGACACATGCAGCACAACGTTCGCGACCCCAACCGCGATCATCAGCATGGTCGTATTTACCGGATGACAGCCAAGGGGCGTCCGCTGCAGAAACCGGTGGCCATCGATGGCGAGCCGATTCCCGCCCTGCTGGAAAATCTGAAATCGCCGATCGACGGCATTCGTCATCGGACCCGCGTCGAATTGAGCGAACGCGATACCGATGCCGTGATTGCCGCGACGGAAGAATGGATCAAGCAGTTTGATCCCAATAAGAAGGAAGACGCACATCACCTGCTGGAAGCACTCTGGTTGCATCAGCAGCACAATGTCCGGAACCTGGAACTGCTGGGGCTGCTGCTCAAGTCGCCCGAGCCACATGCCCGCATCGCCGCGAATACGGTGAAGCACCTCTGGTTCAACGTAGAAGGCACGATGCGTGGTGGTGTGATTGCTGAAACGGAAGAAGCCGAGACCAAGAAGTCGGGTATTCTGAGCGATACACCCGAGCTGACAACGATTCGCATCGGGACGGTCCGCGAGCGGATGCGTTACGATGTGACGAAGCTGACCGTCAAACCGGGCAAGAAGGTAAAACTGACGTTTGCGAACCCCGATTTCATGCCGCATAACATCATGCTGGTGAATCCCGGTAAAGCGGACGAAGTCGGACTGGCAGCCATTGCCCTGGGGGCCAGCGGGTTTTCTGTGGGCTTTATTCCTGACAGCAAAGAGATTCTCTGGCACAGCCAGCTGGTGGATCATGGTCAGGAAGAGGTGATTGAATTTGTCGCTCCGACCCAGGAAGGGGCTTATCCCTATATCTGCTCGTTCCCCGGTCACCACCTGCTGATGCGAGGTACCATGTATGTGACCAACGATCTCAAAGCGTATCTGGCGAAGAACCCGGAGAAAGAGAAGAAGATTACCAAGTGGAAACTGGCCGATCTGACCCAGGACCTGAAGCGGGTTGGACAGCATCGCAATTTCTCGCGGGGACAGGAGATTTTCACCAAGCTGGCCTGTGCCCAGTGCCATAAGGTCAATGAGCACAGCCATACGCTGGGCAAGAACCTGGCGATTGGCCCGAACCTGGATGAGGTCGTGAAGAAGCACAAGCACGACCCGAAAGCGGTTCTGGCTGAAATCCTGGAGCCTTCGCGGAAGATCGAAGATAAGTACCGCACGGTGCTGTTCGTGCTGGATGACGGTCAGACCATCAACGGGAACATTGTTACCGAAGATGACAAATCGGTCACGATTCTGACCGGACCTCCCCAGGTGAAACAGAAGAAGGTGTCGAAGGATTCAATTGAATTCCAGCGGACTTCTCCCATTTCGATTATGCCCGCCGACCTGCTGAATACTCTGGACAAAGAGGAGATTCTGGATCTGCTCGCGTTCGTGCTGTCCGGCGGGAATGCGAAGTCGGATGCGTTTCATCATCACCACTAAGGGGTGACGACCGACTTCAGGTGATCAATTTGGTTTGACAACAGAACATGGCAGCCGGGGGCATTTTTCCCGGCTGCTGTTTCTGGTTTACGGGCGGTTTCTGTCTGGCTGATCATCAGTGGCTTTTGAACTGATTTGATTCTGCGCTGCTTTCGTTCTTCAATTGCGCAGTTGATGCCCAAGTCGCTTCCACCGGGGCCCGGATTCCATTCTGCGCACCCTGCTCTCTTGAATGCTCAATCGTTCTGCATGTTCAGCTTGGGGGCTGGGAGCCGATGCCTAGAATGGTGCGCTGTTTTGCCGGGGGCCTCTAACGGGGGCTCGGTAGCGTTTCTTTATTTGCACGGTTGATATCGAAGTTGTTTCAACCGGGGTTAACGCCCTGCGGCTAAGGAGAAAATAGCCCATGATGACCGTTTTAGCGCTACCGTTCTCACAGAAAAATACGGACTGCCCGCGGCTGGCGCCTTGCCGGTCATTTATTTGTGTTGGGTTTTATTCTGGGGATCGGCGTGGGCAGGTCAAGTGGAATCTGGGGGATGAGGTCCTGTTGAAATCTTTTGAGTTCAGGCTGAATGTGGGGCGAAATGCTCTGAGTGTGCTCCGAAAGCATTTGAAAATGTACGAGACAGTGGGAACCGGTGATGAATGTTTGGGTGAAACGTTGATGAAAATCGACGTCGATTCAGGTGCTGTTGTGTCACTGGTGCCCTGTGTTCCGGTGCTCGCATCATCCGCCTCGCGCGCGAAGCACAATTGCACAAGAATACGGTTCGGGGAGTGGGAATCAAGGGGAGTTTATACAGTGAAGAGAACTGAACGGCACACCTGGTTATCCGGAAGCGGTGTAATGTGTTCAGAGATCGAGCTGGAACCGCAGGCCGGCGACGAAGGCATCGGGATAGATGCCGGAAGGAGTGGTGATGTATTGGAGGTCGGGCTGGACGCTGAGTGTGTCGTTGATCTGTGCTTTGTAAAAGACTTCGACCATGATCTCGCGGTTGGTGCCTCCCTGGTCGAGTTCGACCCACCCTGCTCCGGCGCCGGTGACGTCCTGATCGCGTCCGCGGATCAGACCGGTATAGGAGAGCCCGGCCAGGGCATCATGCGGGATCAGGGGAAAAGGAGAGCGGCCATAGGTGCTGGTAGGAAAATGCTGGGCGAAGACGGTCAGCCCCTGAGGCTGGTCGTCCGTGCTGCCTGCTTCGCGGAACAGGAGCTGTTCAATCTGTACGTAATAGCCGAGGGCGCGGGGAATTGTGCCGGCGGGAACCGAACCGGTGGTCTGATAAGTGACACCGGCGGTGAATTTCCCCGGCAGCTGTCGAAACGGGCTTTGATAACGATACTCGAGTTCGCCGATGAACAGGGCCGAGTTGTTATCGGAAAAGAGCCCGTTCGCGTTGCTGCGGTAGGCGTCCCAGCCTCCGACTCGGAGACTGAGATCGGAGTTGACTTCAGTCATGAACACGATGGCGGGACTGGGGGTGGGGAACGAAGGCAGACCTGCAGAGGGAGAGAGACCGAAGGCGGAGTTGATGAAATCGCCGGCGGCATCCATGGTGATGAACAGGTTGCTGATATCCTGCTTGCCGACGCGCATCGTGACGCCGGAATCGTAGAGGCCGACCTCCCACCAGAGTTCACTGATCTGGGCGATGTTGTTGAACGAGTCAATGTTGCTGATGACCTGTGTGGCACCGACATAAGCATCCAGGCTGCGACCGTGGGTGTTCTGAAACAGGATCGAAGCACGTCCCGGGATGTCGAGCTTCATTTTTTCAAAATCGAGATCAACGGTGAGGTCGAGCAGTCCTTCGTACTG
The genomic region above belongs to Gimesia chilikensis and contains:
- a CDS encoding carbohydrate porin; this translates as MRLNFVVPLIFLILVLSAPQAVCSQPCAEETLTEQIDCLPLDLASVVPPSSNAAPEDPTLIPDWFKSDSGIAVSPVYYGEVFTNAHGGIATNGSTQYEGLLDLTVDLDFEKMKLDIPGRASILFQNTHGRSLDAYVGATQVISNIDSFNNIAQISELWWEVGLYDSGVTMRVGKQDISNLFITMDAAGDFINSAFGLSPSAGLPSFPTPSPAIVFMTEVNSDLSLRVGGWDAYRSNANGLFSDNNSALFIGELEYRYQSPFRQLPGKFTAGVTYQTTGSVPAGTIPRALGYYVQIEQLLFREAGSTDDQPQGLTVFAQHFPTSTYGRSPFPLIPHDALAGLSYTGLIRGRDQDVTGAGAGWVELDQGGTNREIMVEVFYKAQINDTLSVQPDLQYITTPSGIYPDAFVAGLRFQLDL